A section of the Bacteroidota bacterium genome encodes:
- a CDS encoding CHAT domain-containing protein, whose amino-acid sequence MPVSTNSVEPLSLEPISEIKFTNFAVRLRDFDGQFFNAEVTNSPIGRMREPVSVPFNANVIPYVRKLSNPELQGAMQNHELVTMGEMLGDMILPMNVRRMFIQCWSMVYGWQIEEGNEENHGIRLMLELDDEFLNTLPWEYMYLHEYHHMRGLALDWDKAGDFGVLDEKDTLTRDRGFLGLPPNQHEIKCVLKLKKTQLKDRLKKQLVKEWKGTLPKDAWLEAWLSKWMDNRMSALRPKADLISGKPKSKLKERELITWLEERLEEDLVTKQAERSHTAPFISIVRHESFVGRTSERKPNKKIRALIALAEPSDFRNIETELEIQNILSATRGIVSSDTSNSNGSQVPVEEPPCGRHFSINDKLEIDVLCNTSRSSLQSKLDKTRGGLDILHFSGHADVINSTLVDKYNRITFIDEESDASMFDASLSDESGARGTGFTRGTGFTRGTGFTRGTGFTRGTGFTRGTGFTRGTGFTRGTGFTRGTGFTRGTGFTRGANGEIDLSSQYDDLNAITERRQGMILLEQGNRQHLWHEHEIDALREEYRGFRRPKNRLLHDFLDFLWDHHPKLDALRIYLVQSERIEEKSKIYEDAKAAWEPFQVLTESLWEKMPDLLRLNVTRWEAGTHDVVWADELARMVMEHHESLRLVILNACMTGRERGRDFMSAGVSTTLLKAGVPAVVAMQMSINDEAAIAFSSNFYSNLARGATVEVAVAMSRNNIAAKGLRDQEWGIPILYVRSATSATTLTPQVKVKAFQSYEMKVSPPKVSEIVVQP is encoded by the coding sequence ATGCCTGTATCAACTAATTCCGTCGAACCTTTATCTCTCGAACCTATATCTGAAATCAAGTTCACCAATTTCGCTGTTCGCCTGCGTGATTTTGATGGACAATTTTTCAATGCCGAAGTGACCAACTCTCCCATCGGACGCATGCGGGAGCCGGTATCTGTGCCGTTTAACGCCAACGTCATCCCATACGTGCGCAAACTTTCAAACCCTGAACTGCAAGGCGCTATGCAGAACCACGAATTAGTGACAATGGGCGAAATGCTTGGTGACATGATACTTCCCATGAACGTACGGCGCATGTTCATCCAATGCTGGTCGATGGTGTATGGTTGGCAAATTGAGGAAGGGAACGAAGAAAATCATGGGATACGATTAATGCTTGAGCTGGATGACGAATTCCTTAATACGCTACCGTGGGAGTACATGTACCTGCATGAATACCATCATATGCGTGGCCTGGCGCTAGACTGGGATAAAGCTGGTGACTTCGGAGTGCTAGACGAAAAGGACACCCTGACAAGAGACCGTGGCTTTCTGGGGCTCCCACCAAATCAGCACGAAATTAAATGCGTCCTTAAGCTGAAGAAAACACAGCTTAAGGATCGCCTCAAAAAACAACTTGTTAAAGAATGGAAAGGGACACTGCCTAAAGACGCCTGGCTCGAAGCATGGCTCAGTAAATGGATGGACAATCGAATGAGCGCTCTTCGCCCCAAAGCAGACTTGATATCGGGTAAGCCCAAATCGAAGCTTAAAGAAAGAGAATTGATCACCTGGCTGGAAGAAAGACTTGAGGAAGACCTGGTTACCAAGCAAGCTGAGCGATCGCACACCGCCCCTTTTATTTCCATTGTACGCCATGAATCCTTTGTGGGACGTACATCGGAGCGCAAGCCAAACAAGAAAATAAGGGCCCTTATTGCGTTAGCCGAGCCAAGTGATTTCCGAAATATTGAGACAGAACTGGAAATACAGAATATTTTGTCTGCAACTCGAGGAATAGTGTCCTCCGATACATCTAACAGCAACGGATCCCAAGTACCTGTAGAAGAACCGCCTTGCGGCCGGCATTTCAGCATTAATGACAAACTAGAGATCGACGTACTGTGCAACACAAGTAGATCATCGTTGCAAAGCAAGCTCGACAAAACCAGAGGAGGACTCGACATCCTTCATTTTAGTGGACACGCTGACGTTATCAACAGCACCCTTGTCGATAAATACAACCGCATCACGTTTATTGATGAGGAATCCGATGCAAGTATGTTTGACGCATCCTTGTCGGATGAATCAGGTGCCCGAGGCACCGGCTTCACACGCGGCACTGGATTTACCAGAGGTACAGGCTTCACGCGGGGCACTGGCTTCACCAGAGGTACTGGGTTCACACGCGGCACTGGCTTCACCAGAGGTACTGGATTCACACGCGGAACTGGCTTCACCAGAGGTACTGGGTTCACACGCGGCACCGGGTTCACCAGAGGTGCCAATGGTGAAATCGATTTATCGTCACAGTACGATGATCTCAACGCCATTACCGAACGCCGGCAAGGTATGATTCTGCTTGAACAGGGAAACCGCCAACACCTGTGGCACGAACATGAAATTGATGCACTACGCGAAGAATATCGCGGATTCCGGCGGCCCAAGAACCGACTCCTTCACGATTTCCTTGACTTTCTTTGGGACCACCACCCAAAACTCGATGCCCTCAGGATTTACCTCGTGCAGTCTGAGCGCATTGAGGAAAAAAGCAAAATCTATGAAGATGCAAAAGCTGCCTGGGAGCCGTTTCAAGTACTTACAGAATCCCTTTGGGAAAAGATGCCTGATCTACTGCGGCTCAATGTAACGCGCTGGGAAGCCGGCACACATGACGTCGTGTGGGCTGACGAATTGGCGCGAATGGTAATGGAGCACCATGAATCTTTGCGGCTCGTGATATTAAACGCCTGCATGACGGGCCGGGAACGTGGTCGCGACTTCATGTCGGCGGGTGTTTCCACGACCTTGCTAAAAGCCGGCGTACCGGCTGTTGTAGCAATGCAGATGAGCATTAATGATGAAGCAGCCATTGCCTTTTCATCAAACTTCTACAGCAATCTAGCACGTGGCGCTACCGTTGAGGTAGCCGTGGCCATGAGCCGTAATAATATTGCGGCCAAAGGTCTACGCGATCAAGAATGGGGCATTCCGATTCTGTATGTCCGCTCAGCGACCTCTGCAACTACCTTGACCCCACAGGTCAAGGTAAAAGCTTTCCAGTCGTACGAAATGAAGGTATCACCACCCAAAGTTTCGGAAATTGTTGTCCAACCCTAA